A window of Peptococcaceae bacterium contains these coding sequences:
- a CDS encoding DHA2 family efflux MFS transporter permease subunit, with amino-acid sequence MIFYAIAPRDKIGKAMGAFGMVFVVAPSIGPTLGGYLVEYVNWRWIFTINIPVGVIGLFLAYLVIPEFKGINPGKFDLWGALTSASGMFCLLFALSEGPSWGWTSEPIVCLFYFSLVSFVLFIYHELHTPEPLLDLRIFTSPVYTVGNAVLVVLTFGMFGALFYIPVFLQSVRGLGALQSGMLMLPPALASAVMMPISGALYDRIGPRLPVLTGILLLALSTFLFSKVDLNTPLSTIIFWNVLRSMGMGLTMMPTQASLMSEIPTEKVGRASAVNNIIARVSGSFGIAVLTGIMTGRMALHTANLNWAISASNPLVYGQLLELSESLAGSGPESVPLNNITLSIIGKKFARCLLSSR; translated from the coding sequence ATGATATTTTACGCAATTGCTCCACGCGATAAAATAGGGAAAGCCATGGGAGCCTTCGGCATGGTTTTTGTAGTGGCACCCTCCATTGGACCTACTCTGGGAGGTTATCTTGTGGAGTATGTCAACTGGCGCTGGATTTTTACCATTAATATACCGGTCGGCGTCATCGGTTTATTCCTGGCATACCTGGTGATACCTGAATTTAAAGGTATAAACCCGGGCAAATTCGACCTGTGGGGTGCCCTTACTTCCGCATCGGGTATGTTTTGCCTTCTATTCGCTTTATCCGAAGGACCATCCTGGGGCTGGACCTCTGAACCAATCGTTTGCTTGTTTTATTTCAGCCTTGTGTCCTTCGTCCTCTTCATTTACCACGAACTGCATACTCCCGAACCTTTACTCGATTTACGCATTTTTACCAGCCCGGTTTACACTGTCGGCAACGCGGTCCTGGTTGTTTTGACCTTCGGCATGTTTGGAGCGCTTTTTTACATTCCGGTATTTTTGCAAAGCGTACGTGGTTTAGGCGCCCTGCAGTCCGGAATGCTGATGCTCCCGCCCGCCCTGGCATCCGCAGTAATGATGCCCATAAGCGGCGCCCTATACGATAGAATCGGCCCCAGGCTGCCGGTACTGACAGGTATCCTACTGCTTGCGCTCAGCACCTTCCTTTTTTCAAAGGTGGACCTCAACACACCATTGAGCACCATTATCTTTTGGAATGTATTGCGTTCCATGGGAATGGGTTTGACGATGATGCCCACGCAGGCCTCGCTGATGTCCGAAATCCCGACGGAAAAGGTAGGACGCGCCTCAGCTGTAAACAATATCATTGCCAGGGTATCCGGCTCATTTGGAATAGCCGTGCTGACCGGTATTATGACCGGCCGAATGGCGCTCCACACTGCCAATCTAAACTGGGCAATCTCCGCCTCAAACCCGCTGGTTTACGGCCAGCTGTTGGAGCTTTCGGAAAGCCTTGCCGGTTCAGGTCCGGAAAGCGTGCCGCTGAATAACATAACCTTATCAATTATTGGAAAAAAATTTGCCAGATGTCTTTTGTCCAGTCGATGA